The genomic DNA ATGAGTGAATGGGGAAAAGCCCAAATTCAGGCCGGAGCAGATGCTATCTGGGTGGGAGATTGTGTTGCTTCCTCTGGTTTTATATCTCCAAAACATTATTCTGCATTTGCTGCTGAAGGAGCATTAAAATTAAATAGAGCGTTAAAAAAAGAGGGAGCCGTCATTTTCTATCACGCTGGTGAATCATCTCTCCCGCATCTTGAATTAATGGCTGATACGTATCCGGATGCTCTTAGTATAGGCGGAGGGATAGATATTAGGGAGGCTAAAGAGACCGTAGGCAAAAGAGTCTGCCTGCTTGGCAATATTCACGGCATCAAGACATTACAACGAGGCAGTTCTGAATATGTAGAAAAAGAGACCATAAGAATTATGGAAAGCGGCAAGAAAAATGGCGGTTATATATTTAATTCTGAAGAAGGTATTGCTTATCAAACGCCGGAGCAAAATATAAGAATAATGATGCAGACTGCTAAAAAATATGGTAGTTATAAATAGAAAGGATTTCATTATGACCTCAAGAGAACGAGTTTTTGCCGCATTAGAAGGTAGAACGCCTGACAGAGTACCTATAATGGAACTGGTTGTGGATCAAAAGGTCATACAGGCAATTCATCCTGGCATCTCATACTATGATTTTATTGAAGAAATAGGTTTTGATGTTGTATGTGTAGGCATGAGTACAGATACCGATAAGATAGAATGGATTGATAAAAATAAAAAAATATTCAAAGGTAAATGGGGAGAGACAAGAGCCTTCACAACAGAAGTTAAGGCTGTTCCTATTCCTCCATATCCCATACAAGCAGAACAAGACCTAAAATCATATACACCTCCTGATCCCAATGATCCTGACGCGTTGGGTGATCTTAGGGAAGTTGTTAAGAGATTCAAGGACAAAAAAGCTATTGCATGGGTTGGAGGAGGTGTGTTTGCTCCGCAGCAGTATCTAAGGGGAGTAGAAGATTTACTTATGGATTATGTATTGAATCCTCAATTGGTTAAGAAGCTCGCAAAAATTGGAGAAGAATATTATATTGAATTACACAGAAGGGTCATAAAAGAAGGAGTGGATATTGTAATTCTTGGAGATGATTATGCCGGTAAAACAGGGCCTATGATGTCTCCGGCGCATTTTGAAAGTTTTATACTACCGGGATTGACTGCCATTGTTAAAGGAATAAAAAAAGCAGGAGCTTATTGTATTAAACACACAGACGGAGATATATGGAAAATCATTGATATGATTATCAAAACGGGTGTTGATGCTATTGGTCCGGTAGAGATCGGTGCTGGAATGGAGCTTGACAAGATTAAGGAAAAGTATGATATTTGTGTAGTTGGTAATGTGGATATAGATCTTCTTTCGCGTGGAACGGTTGAAGAAGTTGTTGAGGCGACAAAAGAGTGCATCAAAAAAGGAGCCTCTCGGGGAGGACATATTCTTTCGTCTGCTAATAGTATTATTTCTGCAGTTAATCCTGCTAATTTTTTGGCAATGGTTAATACAGCTAAGGAGTTCGGTAAATATCCAATGGAAGAACAATGAATATATTGCTAATCATGCCTGATGCTCTAAGGGCCACCAACCTCAGCTGTTGTGGTTATTCTAAAAACACCTCTCCGTTTATGGATAAACTGGCAAAAGAGGGCGTTGTGTTTAAAAACGCAATTGCTCAAACTGCGCATACTCATCCAGGCGTCGTTTCCATTTATACAGGACTCTATCCCGCCACCCATTGTCAACAAACTCCCGATGACTATGCTGAATTTGCAAAAACAGGCTGGAATAATGAGTGGAAAGCTCCTCTTAATATACTTAAAGAACATGGTTATACAACAGGCGGGAAACATGCTGATTCATGGTGGCCTCTGGGATACCTGATAGAAACAAAAGTGGATAAGATTTTCAATAAACTTATAGAGGATTATACAAACAGACCATTTTTTATGATGTGTATGCCGTATTACACCCATATTGCATATAACGCTGTGCCTGATTATGACAAACTGTTCTTATCTGAGGGTAATAAACTTACTGATAACTTTAGAAAATACATGGATATAATAAAGACGACAGGACATGGATATGTATTAAATCCAGAATTTGTTGGTAAAAAATATCAGGATGCAAAAACAGCTAGTGCATGGAAGGTATTTACCTTATCCGAGGAAGACAGACCATCTATAGTGGCTCTGTACGACGGAGCAGTAAGAAACCTGGATATGGAAATAGAAAGATACGTAAAAAAGCTGGAGGAATTAGGCATCTTAGATGATACATTAATTATCATAACTTCAGACCACGGAGAAGAAATATTGGAAAGAGGATCATTAGGACATGCCTCCTGTTCAATGGCAGGAACCCTGTATGACGAAAACATAAGAATTCCTCTTATCATGAGATATCCAAAGGCATTGCCGCAGGGCAGGGTAATAGAAACTCAGGTAAGTCAGGTGGATATAATGCCTACAATATTTGATATATTAGGTTATTCTATGCCTGAACTTACGGAAGGCCATTCACTCCTGCCGCTTATCAGAGGAAAAGACATTGATTTTGAAGAAGAGACACATTGCGAAACATTGGTTTGCGGTATGCAGACTCTGGATTGGGATAAAAGAATGAAGTGGGCCCTCAGAACACCGCAGTGGAAGCTTATATACAGTCAGGATCCAAAGAGCAATTATTACGAACTGTATAATCTAAAAAATGACCCAGAAGAGAAAGTAAATCTTATTGACAAAGAACCAAAAATCGCAGACGAATTAAAAAAGAAACTCAGGAAAAGGAGAGTCTAAACATGAAAGCAAAAGTCTATGAATGTCTTTATATCAATGAGAAAATGAAGATCGATGGTATTCTTAATGAGAAAGCATGGCAAAAAGCTAAAATACTGGATTTCTACATACCTGTCACACATAAAAAACCAATAAGTAAAACAGAGGCTAGACTGCTCTGGGACGATAAGTATTTATATGTAGGATTTAAAGCCTATGATAAGGATATATGGGGATATTTTAAAGATAGAGACGACCCAACATGCAGAGAGGATGTTTTAGAAGTTTTCCTTAAGACGGATTTTAAAAAAGAGCCGTATTATAATTTTGAGATTAACGCTTTAGGCACTGTCTACGATGCATTCAACATAAAAAGAAATGCTGCAGGTTCAGATCACAGATGGAAAAAGTGGAACTGCAAAGGACTAAAAGTTGGAATAAAAATCAAAGGGACTTTAAATAACTGCGAAGACGTAGACGAATACTGGCAGATGGAAGTAGCTATTCCATTTGCAAGCTTATCAACACTGAAAGAAAAAACTCCA from bacterium includes the following:
- a CDS encoding uroporphyrinogen decarboxylase family protein — its product is MTSRERVFAALEGRTPDRVPIMELVVDQKVIQAIHPGISYYDFIEEIGFDVVCVGMSTDTDKIEWIDKNKKIFKGKWGETRAFTTEVKAVPIPPYPIQAEQDLKSYTPPDPNDPDALGDLREVVKRFKDKKAIAWVGGGVFAPQQYLRGVEDLLMDYVLNPQLVKKLAKIGEEYYIELHRRVIKEGVDIVILGDDYAGKTGPMMSPAHFESFILPGLTAIVKGIKKAGAYCIKHTDGDIWKIIDMIIKTGVDAIGPVEIGAGMELDKIKEKYDICVVGNVDIDLLSRGTVEEVVEATKECIKKGASRGGHILSSANSIISAVNPANFLAMVNTAKEFGKYPMEEQ
- a CDS encoding sulfatase, with protein sequence MNILLIMPDALRATNLSCCGYSKNTSPFMDKLAKEGVVFKNAIAQTAHTHPGVVSIYTGLYPATHCQQTPDDYAEFAKTGWNNEWKAPLNILKEHGYTTGGKHADSWWPLGYLIETKVDKIFNKLIEDYTNRPFFMMCMPYYTHIAYNAVPDYDKLFLSEGNKLTDNFRKYMDIIKTTGHGYVLNPEFVGKKYQDAKTASAWKVFTLSEEDRPSIVALYDGAVRNLDMEIERYVKKLEELGILDDTLIIITSDHGEEILERGSLGHASCSMAGTLYDENIRIPLIMRYPKALPQGRVIETQVSQVDIMPTIFDILGYSMPELTEGHSLLPLIRGKDIDFEEETHCETLVCGMQTLDWDKRMKWALRTPQWKLIYSQDPKSNYYELYNLKNDPEEKVNLIDKEPKIADELKKKLRKRRV
- a CDS encoding carbohydrate-binding family 9-like protein, producing the protein MKAKVYECLYINEKMKIDGILNEKAWQKAKILDFYIPVTHKKPISKTEARLLWDDKYLYVGFKAYDKDIWGYFKDRDDPTCREDVLEVFLKTDFKKEPYYNFEINALGTVYDAFNIKRNAAGSDHRWKKWNCKGLKVGIKIKGTLNNCEDVDEYWQMEVAIPFASLSTLKEKTPKNKDQWLFHLARYDYSVYLPKGVELSSCSKLSEVNFHKYEDWMNLKFVR